One genomic window of Candidatus Omnitrophota bacterium includes the following:
- a CDS encoding DEAD/DEAH box helicase family protein has translation MDQKAQAIKNRLSLRKPQADSLEILAKLADMLELKKSIDVNGELSKVRALYPTCTDFERDFPSLCFSLATGVGKTRLMGAFISYLYVSKGIQNFFVLAPNLTIYNKLIDDLSNPSSPKYVFKGIAEFTATPPRIVTGDNYQEVRQGQGLLFKSVNINIFNISKINSEVRGGREPRIKRLSEYLGESYFNYLASLPDLVLLMDESHHYRADAGLRAINELKPIIGLELTATPIDTHSNKFKNVVFDYPLALALRDGFVKEPAVATRKNFNPDQYRRDPKELDLIKLEDGVRIHEDTKVALDIYARDTGNKLVRPFVLVVARDTDHAKEIRALIESDRFFEGRYRGKVMEIHSNQRGEEKEENVQRLLELEKPGNPIELVIHVNMLKEGWDVTNLYTIIPLRAANSQILTEQTIGRGLRLPYGARTGVSKVDKLTIIAHDRFQAIVDAANDPNSIIRKENIIEIEPESLPPSQEVVTASSTMESELIQKRQEICDIKNEIERQKAIFTLDARQTIVETVNALGGEVKNLNDLKSDEGRKIALARMAERIESAPQQDLFKGEMLEAIKKEYEAVIEELIDKTIPIPRVLIQQKNTVECGFHDFDLDVGGLNYQPVSEEIVRRTLRTNESETLASDGVGVVRDTAENIIVNELINYSDVEYDREAELLYKLTRQAITRLGQGKREEDLRNIVLYHKREIGQYIYVQLQKNFYLKSAGFEEPVIYPFTKIEPHNFSKYSADSVHHFTETITPTHSIPTKVFGGFKKACHNLYKFDSKAEKDFSMILEQDKDVIKWLRPAQAQFAIYWKHNSHRYTPDFVVEMNESIYLVEIKAEIDIDEADVKEKAQAGNEYCNIVTTYYRSNRGKQWKYSLIPHTAVTLSMSALGLLEGNVIRLR, from the coding sequence ATGGATCAAAAAGCACAAGCAATTAAGAATAGATTGAGTTTAAGAAAGCCACAAGCTGATAGCTTGGAGATATTGGCAAAGCTAGCGGATATGTTGGAACTCAAGAAATCTATTGATGTCAATGGTGAGCTAAGTAAAGTACGGGCGTTATACCCCACTTGTACTGATTTTGAACGAGATTTTCCTTCCTTATGCTTCTCTTTGGCTACGGGTGTTGGTAAAACACGTCTTATGGGTGCATTTATTAGTTATTTATATGTGTCCAAGGGTATCCAGAATTTCTTTGTTTTGGCGCCCAACCTTACCATTTATAATAAACTAATTGATGATTTATCTAATCCCAGCAGTCCTAAATATGTTTTTAAGGGTATTGCTGAATTTACGGCTACGCCACCGCGCATAGTTACTGGGGATAATTACCAGGAGGTGCGTCAAGGGCAAGGGCTACTATTTAAGTCAGTAAATATTAATATATTTAATATCTCTAAGATTAATTCTGAAGTACGCGGCGGGCGCGAGCCACGTATCAAGCGGTTATCAGAATATCTTGGGGAGTCTTATTTTAATTATCTGGCATCTTTGCCTGATCTAGTTTTATTAATGGATGAATCTCACCACTATCGTGCCGATGCCGGATTACGTGCAATCAATGAATTGAAACCGATTATAGGTTTAGAATTAACTGCTACTCCGATTGATACGCACTCCAATAAATTCAAAAATGTTGTTTTTGACTATCCCTTAGCGTTAGCACTTCGTGATGGGTTCGTAAAAGAGCCTGCAGTAGCTACGCGTAAGAATTTTAACCCCGATCAATATCGCAGAGATCCAAAAGAGCTCGATCTAATAAAACTTGAAGATGGCGTACGTATTCATGAAGATACAAAGGTTGCCCTTGATATTTATGCCCGCGACACGGGAAATAAGCTTGTGAGGCCTTTTGTATTAGTAGTTGCGCGAGATACGGATCATGCCAAAGAAATTAGAGCATTGATTGAATCCGATCGGTTTTTTGAAGGTCGATATCGTGGAAAGGTTATGGAGATTCACTCTAATCAACGTGGAGAAGAAAAGGAAGAAAATGTTCAGCGGCTCCTGGAGCTAGAAAAACCAGGCAATCCAATCGAGCTAGTAATTCACGTTAACATGCTTAAAGAAGGATGGGACGTTACCAATCTGTATACTATAATTCCTTTACGTGCGGCAAATTCTCAGATTTTAACCGAACAAACAATAGGGCGTGGATTACGGCTTCCTTATGGTGCAAGAACCGGTGTTAGCAAGGTTGATAAACTCACTATTATTGCTCATGATCGTTTTCAAGCCATCGTAGATGCTGCCAATGACCCAAATTCCATCATTCGTAAGGAGAACATCATTGAGATAGAACCAGAATCTTTACCTCCTTCCCAAGAAGTAGTTACGGCAAGTTCAACTATGGAAAGCGAACTTATTCAAAAGCGTCAAGAAATTTGCGACATAAAAAATGAAATCGAACGCCAAAAGGCGATTTTTACTCTTGACGCCCGGCAAACAATCGTGGAAACAGTAAATGCTCTTGGTGGGGAGGTTAAAAACTTAAACGATTTAAAGAGCGATGAAGGTCGTAAGATAGCTCTTGCTAGGATGGCTGAGCGTATTGAGAGTGCTCCCCAGCAAGATCTATTTAAAGGTGAAATGCTCGAAGCAATTAAAAAAGAGTATGAAGCGGTTATTGAAGAATTAATCGATAAGACTATTCCCATTCCTCGCGTTCTTATTCAGCAGAAAAATACTGTTGAATGCGGATTCCATGATTTTGATTTGGATGTAGGTGGATTAAATTATCAACCAGTTTCAGAAGAGATAGTTAGAAGGACCTTACGTACTAATGAAAGTGAGACGTTAGCAAGTGATGGTGTTGGAGTAGTACGTGACACCGCAGAGAATATAATCGTTAACGAACTTATTAATTATTCGGATGTGGAGTATGATCGCGAAGCAGAGCTGCTCTATAAATTAACTAGGCAAGCAATCACCAGGCTCGGACAAGGGAAAAGGGAAGAGGATTTACGAAACATTGTGCTATATCATAAGCGCGAAATAGGTCAATATATCTATGTGCAGCTACAGAAAAATTTCTATCTAAAAAGCGCTGGATTTGAAGAGCCAGTCATTTATCCATTTACAAAGATTGAACCACATAACTTCTCAAAATATTCTGCAGATAGTGTGCATCATTTTACAGAGACCATTACACCAACGCATTCTATACCGACAAAGGTGTTTGGTGGCTTTAAGAAGGCTTGCCACAATTTATATAAGTTTGATTCCAAGGCAGAGAAGGACTTCTCAATGATTCTGGAGCAGGATAAAGACGTGATTAAATGGTTGCGCCCAGCTCAGGCGCAGTTTGCTATATACTGGAAACATAATTCTCATCGATATACACCAGATTTTGTGGTTGAAATGAACGAATCGATTTATCTAGTAGAGATTAAGGCCGAGATAGACATTGATGAAGCTGATGTTAAGGAGAAAGCGCAGGCTGGCAACGAATATTGTAATATTGTCACCACATACTACAGAAGCAATAGAGGAAAGCAATGGAAGTATTCTCTAATTCCTCATACAGCAGTGACGCTTAGCATGAGCGCGCTCGGATTGCTTGAGGGAAATGTTATCAGGCTTCGATAA
- a CDS encoding DUF6119 family protein, whose amino-acid sequence MRTHSNHINIYRLKHEISKIPGISLASIEQSYEIEKEATVNGIKYRLYIQRSFPHTPKWCRFLDQLIDKSKPKIRSSTSSFILFAEYNSRAYALTGGFGHTKIKDLIDEEFGLHMALRLIDPKLITGIFQKSMKGDTRQIYRAVIGYKPELDLENFNRILRAVEGKTSDRFFGMRVSGRASLSFNCMVPLSELSVLFDKLEEVYKKDSPIYFPKSYELITDDKLLSKLDNMLIKETNDFMAAREDRDRLYIELKDINLQFRSTRFELKVKRTKNEFKYFSLEDIRDALAKNQTTHFNKCDDMLHIKISGFDESNNVVFEDEPLLKMLVFEVDHNNRSYFFIDKKWYHIYPDFKNHVDSDIARISVDRRLMPAWDDSKLGVGKGEREYNIYTSGLKGWNNLDRDCVRMTDETPIEVCDLYNKINRQLIHVKKVWGSKTSYLFAQGAVSAEVLYQSQEFRDACITKWPSLFDHTLPQGHRVVYAIADNKTQDASFPRNLTFFSKVNLMQTVSRLEILGYDVILASIRVD is encoded by the coding sequence ATGAGAACCCATTCTAATCATATAAATATCTATAGACTCAAGCATGAGATATCTAAAATCCCAGGGATATCGCTCGCGAGTATTGAACAGTCATATGAGATAGAAAAAGAAGCAACCGTGAATGGTATAAAATATAGGTTATATATTCAGCGAAGTTTTCCGCATACACCAAAGTGGTGCAGATTTCTCGATCAATTAATTGACAAATCTAAGCCTAAAATTAGATCAAGCACTTCTAGTTTTATATTATTCGCAGAATATAATAGCAGGGCTTACGCTCTAACGGGCGGTTTTGGCCATACAAAAATAAAAGATCTTATTGATGAAGAGTTTGGGCTACATATGGCGCTTAGGTTAATAGACCCAAAATTGATAACTGGCATTTTCCAGAAATCGATGAAAGGCGATACGCGTCAAATTTATAGAGCTGTTATAGGCTACAAGCCGGAGCTAGATCTCGAGAATTTCAATAGAATTTTGAGGGCAGTTGAAGGTAAAACATCCGATAGATTTTTTGGCATGCGAGTTTCTGGGAGGGCATCCCTCTCTTTCAATTGTATGGTACCACTTTCTGAATTAAGCGTTTTATTTGATAAGTTAGAAGAGGTGTATAAAAAAGACAGCCCAATTTATTTCCCAAAATCTTACGAACTGATTACAGACGATAAGCTTCTAAGTAAACTGGACAATATGTTAATTAAAGAGACCAATGATTTTATGGCAGCCAGAGAAGATAGGGACAGGCTTTATATTGAATTAAAAGATATTAATTTGCAATTTAGAAGCACAAGATTTGAGCTTAAGGTGAAAAGGACTAAAAATGAATTCAAATATTTCAGTTTAGAAGATATTCGCGATGCCCTAGCCAAAAATCAAACGACGCATTTTAACAAATGCGATGATATGTTGCACATTAAAATTAGCGGATTTGATGAGTCAAATAATGTTGTATTTGAAGATGAGCCGTTGTTGAAAATGTTAGTGTTTGAAGTCGATCATAACAATAGATCCTACTTTTTTATTGATAAAAAATGGTATCACATTTACCCAGATTTCAAGAACCATGTAGATTCAGACATTGCTCGTATTAGTGTGGATCGTCGTCTTATGCCTGCATGGGACGACAGTAAGTTAGGCGTGGGCAAGGGGGAAAGAGAATATAACATATATACAAGCGGATTGAAGGGATGGAACAACTTAGATAGGGATTGCGTGCGAATGACGGATGAAACCCCTATAGAGGTTTGCGATTTATACAATAAGATAAATCGTCAATTAATTCATGTTAAAAAAGTATGGGGATCAAAGACAAGTTATTTATTTGCTCAAGGTGCCGTGTCAGCGGAGGTGCTCTATCAGTCGCAGGAATTCAGGGATGCGTGCATAACAAAATGGCCCTCATTATTTGATCATACGTTACCGCAAGGGCATAGAGTAGTCTATGCGATTGCTGATAATAAAACCCAAGACGCAAGTTTTCCCAGAAATTTAACTTTTTTTTCAAAAGTTAATTTAATGCAAACAGTATCACGATTAGAGATACTAGGGTATGATGTTATTTTAGCATCGATACGGGTTGACTAA
- the terL gene encoding phage terminase large subunit has product MTNNLFNDTYSVMRKAGEKSIYAFAKYFMPEHLKYPPSRAHHEIYDLLQEITQKRNCKLAIAAPRDFGKSTLITLIYVIYTICYAKEKFIVILSNTSSQAKQILENIRKELTENERLKAAFPNIFEADGRPKPPRWRQDDIITRNGVEILALGSGQQIRGRRYGSARPTLIVADDVESPENTFSSESRDKLKDWFSKSVLRAGSESTNILYIGNLYHPYCLLSEYVNPELNPGWVSKVYKALIAWPTRIDLWEKWRNIYNNREKVDNISGIEAALKYYQANTQAMDEGAVLLWPERHSLHNLMIAREENEISFMSELMNSPLDSKLCIFNADDLHYWDGIYHSVENLLHALGDNAEFYGACDPSLGGQNFKGDYSAIVIVVRDKRDGILYVIEADIKRRTPTETIDDILAYCQRYKFVRFAVEINQFQKMLYDQLVESARKQSKYAPFEQVTNTSDKVKRIQALQPLVKNGTIKFAKFLRLLLEQMRYFPKGKYDDGLDALEMAVQVAAEKPRTITMTIVGGDRDDWYGDYHRNLGWPKIF; this is encoded by the coding sequence ATGACAAATAATCTATTTAATGATACATATTCTGTGATGCGTAAGGCAGGGGAGAAATCTATATATGCTTTTGCTAAGTATTTCATGCCGGAACATTTAAAGTACCCACCTTCCCGGGCCCACCATGAGATATATGACTTGCTTCAGGAAATTACTCAGAAGCGTAACTGTAAGCTCGCCATAGCAGCGCCTAGAGATTTTGGTAAGTCGACTCTAATTACCCTCATCTATGTAATTTACACTATCTGCTATGCAAAAGAAAAGTTTATCGTGATATTAAGCAATACCTCATCGCAGGCAAAGCAGATTCTTGAGAACATCAGAAAGGAGCTAACCGAGAATGAGCGCTTGAAGGCTGCTTTTCCTAATATATTCGAGGCAGATGGCAGGCCTAAGCCACCGCGCTGGAGACAGGATGATATTATCACCAGAAATGGAGTTGAAATATTAGCTTTAGGTAGTGGCCAGCAGATCAGAGGAAGAAGATATGGCTCTGCCAGGCCTACGCTTATTGTCGCTGATGACGTGGAAAGCCCTGAGAATACATTCTCATCTGAATCAAGAGACAAGCTAAAGGATTGGTTTAGTAAGTCGGTATTGCGAGCAGGCTCGGAATCAACCAATATCCTATATATAGGTAATTTGTACCACCCATACTGCCTTTTGAGCGAATATGTTAACCCCGAACTAAACCCGGGGTGGGTAAGTAAGGTTTATAAGGCACTTATTGCCTGGCCTACTCGCATAGATCTCTGGGAGAAGTGGCGTAATATCTATAACAACCGTGAGAAGGTCGACAATATAAGCGGTATAGAGGCAGCGCTAAAGTATTATCAGGCTAATACGCAGGCTATGGATGAAGGAGCTGTGCTTCTTTGGCCTGAGCGTCACTCGCTGCATAATCTCATGATTGCACGTGAGGAGAACGAGATTTCCTTCATGAGCGAGCTAATGAACAGCCCACTTGACTCGAAGCTATGTATCTTTAATGCCGATGATCTTCACTATTGGGACGGCATATACCATAGCGTTGAGAATCTACTACATGCTTTGGGTGATAATGCGGAATTTTATGGAGCGTGCGATCCGTCTCTAGGGGGTCAAAACTTTAAAGGTGATTACTCGGCAATTGTTATTGTGGTTCGAGACAAACGAGATGGTATTTTGTACGTTATCGAAGCGGATATCAAGCGCCGGACTCCAACCGAGACAATAGATGACATCCTGGCCTATTGCCAGCGTTATAAATTCGTACGTTTCGCAGTTGAAATAAATCAGTTTCAGAAGATGTTGTATGACCAGCTCGTTGAGAGCGCAAGAAAGCAGAGCAAGTATGCACCATTTGAGCAAGTGACTAACACAAGCGACAAGGTAAAGCGCATACAAGCGTTGCAGCCGTTAGTGAAGAATGGTACGATCAAATTCGCTAAGTTCTTAAGGCTTTTGCTTGAGCAGATGAGATACTTTCCAAAAGGAAAGTATGATGACGGATTAGATGCGCTTGAGATGGCCGTACAGGTAGCTGCGGAGAAACCAAGGACGATAACTATGACAATAGTTGGAGGTGACAGAGACGATTGGTATGGCGACTACCATAGAAATCTTGGGTGGCCAAAAATATTCTAA
- a CDS encoding radical SAM protein, with amino-acid sequence MQTIDRKTLLYKSGVEYADFCLNHVEGCSHGCKYPCYAYMMKRRCGIVKTYDEWCKPKLVANALELLDKEIPKYKDTIKYVHMCFSTDPFMYQQERVCDLSLKIIDKLNLNEIRCTVLTKGIFPREIAKINGFSRNNEYGVTLVSLDEKFRQSYEPNAAPFRNRIQSLKYLHDKGYKTWVSMEPYPTPNFIEQDLREILDAVSFVDKIIFGRINYNAKASEFKHTKEFYNNLACSVVKFCKHHKINYHIKQGTHTENENPF; translated from the coding sequence ATGCAAACCATAGACAGAAAAACATTGCTGTACAAAAGTGGCGTAGAATATGCCGACTTTTGCTTAAACCATGTGGAAGGGTGTTCTCACGGCTGTAAATACCCCTGCTATGCGTACATGATGAAGAGACGCTGTGGCATTGTTAAAACATATGATGAATGGTGCAAGCCAAAACTAGTGGCTAATGCATTAGAACTCTTGGATAAAGAGATACCTAAATATAAAGATACTATAAAATATGTCCATATGTGCTTTTCTACAGACCCATTTATGTATCAACAGGAACGGGTATGTGATCTAAGTTTAAAAATAATAGATAAGCTTAACTTAAATGAAATCAGATGCACCGTATTGACCAAAGGTATTTTCCCAAGAGAAATTGCCAAAATAAATGGTTTTAGTAGAAATAATGAGTATGGCGTTACATTAGTTTCTTTGGATGAAAAATTCCGCCAGAGTTATGAACCGAATGCAGCTCCATTTAGGAATAGGATTCAATCGCTCAAATATCTTCATGATAAAGGATATAAAACATGGGTAAGCATGGAGCCGTACCCAACGCCTAATTTTATTGAACAAGATTTGAGAGAGATTTTAGATGCCGTATCATTTGTCGATAAAATTATATTCGGACGTATAAACTACAATGCCAAGGCGTCGGAGTTTAAACATACGAAGGAATTCTATAATAACCTAGCCTGTTCAGTGGTAAAATTTTGTAAGCATCATAAAATTAATTATCATATCAAGCAAGGAACTCATACTGAAAATGAGAACCCATTCTAA
- a CDS encoding MerR family transcriptional regulator has product MALIFDKSEYTPAQLAKILSEEYGHKVTAAVIRKWDNEIFDGISSRTRGEAEARSYSGSDIHFFNAIAVLRNLGYSVNDVKNILFQVAAYGANKDSKMAKPDIVIDTGKQRIVIEIKGQMEKQKKAFNDLEKYIEIVKNK; this is encoded by the coding sequence ATGGCACTAATATTTGATAAGAGTGAATATACCCCTGCGCAACTTGCTAAAATCCTGAGCGAAGAATACGGCCATAAAGTTACAGCTGCCGTAATTCGCAAATGGGATAACGAGATTTTTGATGGGATCTCAAGCAGGACAAGGGGGGAGGCTGAGGCGCGATCTTATAGTGGCAGCGATATTCATTTCTTTAATGCAATTGCAGTATTAAGAAATTTGGGATATAGCGTCAATGACGTAAAGAATATTCTATTTCAAGTTGCTGCTTACGGAGCTAATAAAGACAGCAAAATGGCTAAACCGGACATAGTTATTGATACAGGCAAGCAAAGAATAGTTATAGAGATCAAAGGGCAGATGGAAAAGCAAAAGAAGGCTTTTAACGACCTTGAGAAGTATATTGAGATAGTAAAAAATAAATAG
- a CDS encoding three-Cys-motif partner protein TcmP — MSKITSTIWEIEPHTEAKHAILRKYLDAWLPIISRWNGRVVYIDGFAGPGEYIGGKEGSPIIAIKAVMEHRLKLRMTAEFMFIFIEADTERCEYLQTKLSALKLPSNLKYECVCKKFEDVIKSTLNKLDEQKTRLAPSFVFIDPFGYSGIPFVLIKRIMENPNCEVLITFMYEEINRFAQDTRSDNILDETFGTDKWREVRKETDPNKRCYYLHDLYKGQLQHEAGIKFVRSFKMINSMNKPDYFLFFGTNEITGLKKMKEAMWRVDETGSFQFSDATYDPNQAFLFELEPNYVKLKNIIVKNFKGKTVSVEELENFILTETPFTQNHYKRAILAKMEKTDPPEIKVQSKGAKRKKGTFPGQTTIQFI; from the coding sequence ATGTCAAAAATTACTTCTACAATCTGGGAAATAGAGCCGCATACGGAAGCTAAGCATGCAATTTTAAGAAAATATTTAGATGCATGGTTGCCCATAATTAGCAGGTGGAATGGAAGGGTTGTTTACATTGATGGTTTCGCAGGGCCTGGCGAATATATAGGTGGTAAAGAAGGTTCCCCCATAATTGCAATTAAAGCCGTAATGGAGCATAGACTAAAGCTTCGGATGACCGCAGAATTTATGTTTATTTTTATAGAAGCTGATACTGAAAGATGCGAGTATTTACAAACAAAACTTAGTGCGTTAAAATTGCCTTCTAATTTAAAATATGAATGTGTCTGTAAAAAATTTGAAGACGTAATAAAGAGTACGTTAAATAAGTTAGATGAGCAAAAAACGAGGCTTGCCCCCTCCTTTGTTTTTATTGATCCGTTTGGTTATTCAGGCATCCCATTTGTATTAATAAAACGTATTATGGAAAATCCTAATTGTGAAGTTTTAATTACTTTTATGTATGAAGAAATTAATAGATTTGCGCAAGATACCAGGTCTGACAATATTTTAGATGAGACTTTCGGGACTGATAAGTGGCGCGAGGTACGAAAAGAAACAGATCCGAATAAGCGCTGTTATTATCTTCACGATCTTTACAAAGGTCAATTACAGCATGAAGCTGGAATAAAGTTTGTTCGTTCATTTAAGATGATTAATAGTATGAATAAACCAGATTACTTTCTTTTCTTTGGCACTAATGAAATTACAGGATTGAAGAAAATGAAGGAAGCAATGTGGAGAGTTGATGAAACGGGCTCATTTCAATTTTCAGATGCTACGTATGACCCTAATCAAGCCTTTTTGTTTGAGTTAGAACCAAATTATGTTAAGCTGAAAAATATTATCGTAAAGAATTTTAAAGGTAAAACAGTTAGCGTGGAAGAGCTTGAGAATTTTATTCTCACAGAAACGCCTTTTACTCAGAATCATTATAAGCGAGCAATTTTAGCAAAAATGGAAAAAACTGATCCTCCAGAAATTAAGGTTCAAAGTAAAGGCGCTAAAAGAAAAAAGGGGACATTCCCAGGTCAAACTACTATACAGTTTATTTAG
- a CDS encoding DNA methyltransferase → MIIRKVPVSEINPATYNPRVDLKPSDPEYQKLKKSIDTFGYIDPIVWNEKTGNLVGGHQRLKILIAYGLKEIEASIVSLGLEKEKLLNLALNKASGLWDEDKLAALLDELMKMPDLDISISGFDLPEISHYIDQARDLADDDDLDYQKEAEAIITPETKEGELIILGPHRILCGDSANPEDLARLMNGEKADMVDTDYPYNVNYGGGDKPDPNTRPKDSRKWPQIYADNMPQAEYEIWMKKVLTNIKHCVRPGAAFYIWQGLRQIPPLCQSLIDLNFHVSCIICWLKESPAITYADYCYRTEQCLYGWLEGAPHYWAGKPAESNVWEVHRDSTKAYSHPTQKPVQLGQHAIRNSSKINDIVLDVFLGGGGILLAAESLGRRCYGCDRDARYIDVCVKRYGNLVNIDKLSPEIRERYFSKEVTK, encoded by the coding sequence ATGATAATAAGAAAAGTACCTGTGTCAGAGATCAATCCCGCTACTTACAATCCGCGCGTGGATCTCAAGCCGAGCGATCCAGAGTACCAAAAGCTTAAAAAAAGCATAGATACTTTTGGATATATCGATCCGATTGTCTGGAATGAAAAGACAGGAAATTTGGTAGGGGGGCATCAAAGATTAAAAATTCTTATTGCATACGGCTTAAAGGAGATCGAGGCAAGCATAGTAAGCTTAGGTCTGGAGAAAGAGAAGTTGCTCAATCTCGCTTTAAACAAAGCATCCGGCCTATGGGATGAGGATAAACTTGCAGCGTTATTGGATGAGCTTATGAAGATGCCGGACTTGGATATTTCTATATCCGGTTTTGATTTGCCGGAAATCAGCCACTATATTGACCAGGCGCGTGATTTGGCAGATGACGATGACCTGGACTATCAGAAAGAGGCTGAGGCTATCATAACGCCTGAAACAAAAGAGGGGGAGCTGATTATTTTGGGTCCGCACAGGATATTATGTGGAGACTCAGCGAACCCGGAAGACCTAGCAAGGCTTATGAACGGTGAAAAGGCGGATATGGTCGATACAGACTATCCTTATAATGTGAACTATGGCGGAGGGGATAAGCCTGATCCTAATACGCGTCCCAAAGACTCGCGGAAATGGCCTCAGATCTATGCTGATAACATGCCTCAGGCAGAATATGAGATATGGATGAAGAAGGTGCTTACCAATATCAAGCACTGTGTAAGACCAGGGGCTGCGTTTTACATTTGGCAGGGATTACGCCAAATACCACCATTATGCCAAAGTCTAATTGACCTAAACTTTCACGTTTCGTGCATCATCTGCTGGTTGAAGGAGTCGCCGGCAATCACATATGCAGATTACTGCTACAGGACGGAACAGTGTTTGTACGGATGGCTTGAGGGAGCGCCTCACTATTGGGCAGGTAAGCCTGCCGAAAGCAATGTCTGGGAGGTGCATAGAGACTCAACTAAGGCTTATAGCCATCCTACGCAAAAACCTGTGCAGTTAGGTCAGCACGCCATCAGAAATAGCTCCAAGATTAACGATATTGTCTTGGATGTATTTCTCGGAGGCGGAGGGATCCTTTTGGCAGCGGAAAGCCTTGGCAGGCGCTGTTACGGCTGCGATAGAGATGCACGCTACATTGACGTCTGCGTAAAAAGGTATGGAAACCTAGTAAACATCGATAAGCTTTCACCTGAAATCCGTGAACGCTACTTTTCTAAGGAGGTTACAAAATGA